A genome region from Micromonospora peucetia includes the following:
- a CDS encoding ABC transporter ATP-binding protein produces the protein MTLIATESLTKTYGGGVTALADLTVAVEPGIIGLVGANGAGKSTLIKILLGLLAPTSGRVRVLGLDPTTASAQVRARVGYMPEHDALPPDLSAAELVTHLGRVSGLPRTVARERASEALRHVGLYEERYRPVGGYSTGMKQRVKLAQALVHDPDLLLLDEPTNGLDPAGRDAMLALVHRIGTEFGISVLVCSHLLGEVERICDTLVAIDGGRLLRADHISAMTSAIDVLAVEVSEGTEELAARLAALDLPVRRDGRLLLVELADDATYDLILGAVAELDLPLHRLDQRRHRVAELFATREPSHA, from the coding sequence GTGACACTGATCGCGACCGAGTCGCTGACCAAGACGTACGGGGGTGGGGTCACCGCGCTGGCCGACCTGACCGTCGCGGTCGAGCCGGGGATCATCGGGTTGGTCGGCGCGAACGGCGCCGGCAAGTCGACCCTGATCAAGATCCTGCTCGGCCTCCTCGCCCCGACCAGCGGCCGGGTCCGGGTGCTCGGCCTCGACCCGACCACCGCCTCGGCCCAGGTCCGCGCCCGGGTCGGCTACATGCCCGAGCACGACGCCCTGCCACCGGACCTGTCCGCCGCCGAGCTGGTCACCCACCTCGGCCGGGTCAGCGGCCTGCCGCGTACGGTCGCCCGGGAGCGGGCCTCCGAGGCGCTGCGGCACGTGGGACTCTACGAGGAGCGCTACCGCCCGGTCGGCGGCTACTCCACCGGCATGAAGCAGCGGGTCAAGCTCGCCCAGGCCCTGGTGCACGACCCCGACCTGCTGCTGCTCGACGAGCCGACCAACGGCCTCGACCCGGCCGGCCGGGACGCCATGCTGGCGCTGGTGCACCGGATCGGCACCGAGTTCGGCATCTCCGTGCTGGTCTGTTCGCACCTGCTGGGCGAGGTGGAGCGGATCTGCGACACCCTCGTCGCCATCGACGGCGGGCGGCTGCTGCGCGCCGACCACATCTCCGCCATGACCTCGGCCATCGACGTGCTCGCCGTCGAGGTCAGCGAGGGCACGGAGGAGTTGGCCGCGCGGCTGGCCGCGCTCGACCTGCCGGTCCGTCGGGACGGCCGGCTGCTGCTCGTCGAGCTCGCCGACGACGCCACCTACGACCTGATCCTCGGCGCGGTCGCCGAGCTGGACCTGCCCCTGCACCGGCTGGACCAGCGCCGGCACCGGGTGGCCGAACTCTTCGCCACGAGGGAGCCCAGCCATGCCTGA
- a CDS encoding peptide ABC transporter substrate-binding protein: protein MRVRRLAAWTALPLAVTLGLVACGSGGDGGSGESNPDAAVRIEIAEPQHLVPTNTNETSGSQVLSALFSPLVDYDEANKPYEVAAESVTSEDNTTWTVKLKDGYTFHNGEKVVADNYVDAWNYGAYAPNGQNSSYFFEKIAGYEDMQGEAPKAKTLTGLKKVDDLTFTVTLSQPYSEFRTMLGYTAFYPMPKAAFSAPGVLAEGYEQAPVGQGPFKMKGTWQHDAKVEVEKYDAFPGEKPKVAGVEFRIYQQPTAAYADVLSDNLDVIKTIPTENLSTAGTDLGDRFKQSPASSFQFLAFPTFEKEFSNPDVRKAISMAIDRDEITKSIFKDSQQPARSFVSPVVAGYRDNTIGEAGEFDPAKAKALYQAAGGPAKIELSYNGDGGHKDWIDATCNQLKSNLGVDCVGTAEPKFADLLTKVKDKQPVGMFRLGWVMDYPSMENYLGPLYSSNGSTNYYGYSNPEFDKLLAEGSSAANEEEAIKKYQAAEDLLAQDLPVIPLRYGQNNFGHSTKVTNVEMDLFDRIDLLKIEAVK, encoded by the coding sequence ATGCGTGTTCGTAGGCTCGCTGCCTGGACCGCCCTCCCGCTCGCGGTGACCCTGGGCCTGGTGGCCTGCGGCTCGGGCGGCGATGGTGGATCCGGCGAGAGCAACCCCGACGCGGCCGTGCGGATCGAGATCGCCGAGCCGCAGCACCTGGTGCCGACCAACACCAACGAGACGAGTGGGTCACAGGTGCTCTCCGCCCTGTTCAGCCCGCTGGTCGACTACGACGAGGCCAACAAGCCGTACGAGGTGGCGGCCGAGTCGGTGACGTCCGAGGACAACACGACCTGGACGGTCAAGCTGAAGGACGGCTACACCTTCCACAACGGCGAGAAGGTCGTCGCTGACAACTACGTCGACGCCTGGAACTACGGCGCCTACGCCCCGAACGGCCAGAACTCCAGCTACTTCTTCGAGAAGATCGCCGGCTACGAGGACATGCAGGGCGAAGCCCCGAAGGCCAAGACGCTCACCGGGCTGAAGAAGGTCGACGACCTGACCTTCACCGTCACGCTGTCCCAGCCGTACAGCGAGTTCAGGACCATGCTCGGCTACACCGCCTTCTACCCGATGCCGAAGGCCGCGTTCTCCGCGCCCGGCGTGCTGGCCGAGGGCTACGAGCAGGCGCCGGTCGGTCAGGGCCCGTTCAAGATGAAGGGCACCTGGCAGCACGACGCCAAGGTCGAGGTCGAGAAGTACGACGCCTTCCCCGGCGAGAAGCCGAAGGTGGCCGGAGTCGAGTTCCGGATCTACCAGCAGCCGACCGCCGCGTACGCGGACGTGCTCTCGGACAACCTGGACGTCATCAAGACCATCCCGACCGAGAACCTCTCGACGGCCGGCACCGACCTCGGCGACCGGTTCAAGCAGAGCCCGGCCTCGTCGTTCCAGTTCCTGGCCTTCCCGACCTTCGAGAAGGAATTCAGCAACCCGGACGTGCGCAAGGCCATCTCGATGGCGATCGACCGGGACGAGATCACCAAGTCGATCTTCAAGGACTCGCAGCAGCCGGCCCGCTCGTTCGTCTCGCCGGTCGTCGCGGGCTACCGCGACAACACCATCGGCGAGGCCGGCGAGTTCGACCCGGCCAAGGCCAAGGCGCTGTACCAGGCCGCAGGCGGCCCGGCGAAGATCGAGCTGTCCTACAACGGCGACGGCGGTCACAAGGACTGGATCGACGCGACCTGCAACCAGCTCAAGAGCAACCTGGGCGTGGACTGCGTGGGCACCGCCGAGCCGAAGTTCGCGGACCTGCTGACCAAGGTCAAGGACAAGCAGCCGGTCGGCATGTTCCGGCTGGGCTGGGTCATGGACTACCCGTCCATGGAGAACTACCTGGGCCCGCTGTACAGCAGCAACGGCTCGACGAACTACTACGGCTACAGCAACCCGGAGTTCGACAAGTTGCTCGCCGAGGGCTCCAGCGCCGCGAACGAGGAAGAGGCGATCAAGAAGTACCAGGCGGCGGAGGACCTGCTGGCGCAGGACCTGCCGGTGATCCCGCTGCGGTACGGCCAGAACAACTTCGGCCACTCGACCAAGGTCACGAACGTGGAGATGGATCTCTTCGACCGGATCGACCTGCTGAAGATCGAGGCCGTCAAGTAG
- a CDS encoding NADP-dependent isocitrate dehydrogenase translates to MAKIKVNNPVVELDGDEMTRIIWKQIREQLILPYLDVDLHYYDLSIQHRDETDDQVTVDAANAIKEHGVGVKCATITPDEARVEEFGLKKMWRSPNGTIRNILGGVVFREPIIMSNVPRLVPGWTKPIIIGRHAHGDQYKATDFVVPGPGKVTVTYTPADGGAPMEMEVANFPGGGIAMGMYNYDESIRDFARASFRYGLDRNYPVYLSTKNTILKAYDGRFKDIFAEVFENEFKAEFDAVGITYEHRLIDDMVAAALKWEGGYVWACKNYDGDVQSDTVAQGFGSLGLMTSVLLSPDGRTVEAEAAHGTVTRHYRQWQKGEKTSTNPIASIYAWTRGLAHRGKLDDTPAVTEFANILEQVIVDTVEGGQMTKDLSLLISRDAPWLTTDEFMNALDENLARRLSA, encoded by the coding sequence ATGGCGAAGATCAAGGTAAACAACCCGGTCGTTGAGCTCGACGGCGACGAGATGACCCGGATCATCTGGAAGCAGATCCGGGAGCAGCTGATCCTGCCCTACCTCGACGTCGACCTGCACTACTACGACCTTTCGATCCAGCACCGCGACGAGACCGACGACCAGGTCACCGTCGACGCCGCCAACGCCATCAAGGAGCACGGCGTCGGCGTCAAGTGCGCGACCATCACCCCGGACGAGGCCCGGGTGGAGGAGTTCGGCCTGAAGAAGATGTGGCGGTCGCCGAACGGCACGATCCGCAACATCCTCGGCGGCGTCGTCTTCCGCGAGCCGATCATCATGTCCAACGTGCCGCGGCTGGTCCCCGGCTGGACCAAGCCGATCATCATCGGCCGGCACGCCCACGGTGACCAGTACAAGGCCACCGACTTCGTCGTCCCGGGCCCGGGCAAGGTCACCGTCACCTACACCCCGGCCGACGGCGGCGCCCCGATGGAGATGGAGGTCGCCAACTTCCCCGGCGGCGGCATCGCCATGGGCATGTACAACTACGACGAGTCGATCCGGGACTTCGCCCGCGCCTCGTTCCGTTACGGCCTGGACCGCAACTACCCGGTCTACCTGTCCACCAAGAACACCATCCTCAAGGCGTACGACGGCCGGTTCAAGGACATCTTCGCCGAGGTGTTCGAGAACGAGTTCAAGGCCGAGTTCGATGCCGTCGGCATCACCTACGAGCACCGGCTGATCGACGACATGGTCGCCGCCGCGCTCAAGTGGGAGGGCGGCTACGTCTGGGCCTGCAAGAACTACGACGGTGACGTGCAGTCCGACACCGTCGCGCAGGGCTTCGGCTCGCTGGGCCTGATGACCTCGGTGCTGCTCTCCCCGGACGGCCGTACCGTCGAGGCCGAGGCCGCGCACGGCACGGTCACCCGGCACTACCGGCAGTGGCAGAAGGGCGAGAAGACCTCGACCAACCCGATCGCGTCGATCTACGCCTGGACCCGGGGCCTGGCCCACCGGGGCAAGCTGGACGACACCCCGGCGGTCACCGAGTTCGCCAACATTCTGGAGCAGGTCATCGTCGACACCGTCGAGGGCGGCCAGATGACCAAGGACCTCTCGCTGCTCATCTCGCGGGACGCCCCGTGGCTGACCACCGACGAGTTCATGAACGCGCTGGACGAGAACCTGGCGCGCAGGCTCTCCGCCTGA
- a CDS encoding bifunctional methylenetetrahydrofolate dehydrogenase/methenyltetrahydrofolate cyclohydrolase — protein sequence MTATLLDGKATAAEIKDELRTRVKALAERGITPGLGTVLVGADPGSQAYVNGKHRDCAEVGVASIRRELPADATQEQVDAVLAELNADPACHGYIVQLPLPGHLDTQRVLELIDPDKDADGLHPVNLGRLVLGYDGPLPCTPRGIVELLRRHDVALRGAKVAVVGRGNTVGRPLGLLLTRRSENATVTLCHTGTLDLAAHTRAADIIIVAAGVPGLLTADMVAPGAAVVDVGITRVIGPDGKGRYTGDVAPEAAEVAGKLVPMPGGVGPMTRAMLLTNVVERAERD from the coding sequence GTGACGGCGACGCTTCTGGACGGCAAGGCGACCGCGGCCGAGATCAAGGACGAGCTGCGGACACGGGTCAAGGCACTGGCCGAACGCGGCATCACCCCCGGGCTGGGCACCGTCCTGGTCGGCGCGGACCCCGGCTCCCAGGCGTACGTCAACGGCAAGCACCGCGACTGCGCGGAGGTGGGCGTCGCCTCGATCCGCCGGGAGCTGCCGGCCGACGCGACCCAGGAGCAGGTCGACGCCGTGCTCGCCGAGCTGAACGCCGACCCGGCGTGCCACGGCTACATCGTCCAGCTGCCACTGCCGGGCCACCTCGACACCCAGCGGGTGCTGGAGCTGATCGACCCCGACAAGGACGCCGACGGCCTGCACCCGGTCAACCTCGGCCGGCTCGTCCTCGGCTACGACGGCCCGCTGCCCTGCACCCCGCGCGGCATCGTCGAGCTGCTCCGCCGGCACGACGTGGCGCTGCGCGGGGCCAAGGTCGCCGTGGTCGGTCGCGGCAACACCGTCGGCCGCCCGCTCGGCCTGCTGCTCACCCGGCGCAGCGAGAACGCCACCGTGACCCTCTGCCACACGGGCACCCTCGACCTGGCCGCACACACCCGGGCCGCCGACATCATCATCGTGGCGGCCGGCGTGCCGGGCCTGCTCACGGCCGACATGGTCGCCCCGGGCGCGGCGGTGGTCGACGTCGGCATCACCCGCGTGATCGGCCCGGACGGCAAGGGTCGCTACACCGGCGACGTCGCCCCGGAGGCGGCAGAGGTGGCCGGCAAGCTGGTGCCCATGCCGGGCGGTGTCGGCCCGATGACCCGGGCGATGCTGCTGACCAACGTCGTGGAGCGGGCCGAGCGCGACTGA
- the galT gene encoding galactose-1-phosphate uridylyltransferase has product MKRTAMALADGRELIYFDERDDAVRDQPDRRELPPPPPASQLRLDPLTDEWVAVAVHRQTRTFLPPADQCPLCPSTEGRQSEIPAPDYDVAVFENRFPALSGRVADEPAEITPFTPVLPGRGRCEVVCFTDDHHASFSSLPPRRVRTVLDALADRTAVLGELPGVEQVFCFENRGVEIGVTLHHPHGQIYAYPFVTPRTRALLAASRRHAERTGGRNLYADVLTAERATGDRVVAGNEHWTAYVPAAARWPFEVHVAPHRPVPDIPALDDAERDAFGPLYLDLLRRFDGLFDLPMPYIAAWHQAPVRVDRELGHLYLQLFSIRRAKDKLKYLAGSESGMGVFINDIAPERAAELLRTA; this is encoded by the coding sequence GTGAAGCGCACCGCGATGGCGCTGGCCGACGGCCGGGAGCTGATCTACTTCGACGAGCGGGACGACGCCGTCCGGGACCAGCCGGACCGGCGCGAGCTGCCCCCGCCGCCGCCCGCGTCACAGCTGCGCCTCGACCCGCTGACCGACGAGTGGGTGGCCGTCGCCGTGCACCGGCAGACCCGCACCTTCCTTCCACCGGCCGACCAGTGCCCGCTCTGCCCCAGCACCGAAGGTCGGCAGAGCGAGATTCCGGCGCCCGACTACGACGTCGCCGTCTTCGAGAACCGGTTCCCCGCGCTGAGCGGCCGGGTGGCCGACGAGCCAGCCGAGATCACCCCGTTCACCCCGGTCCTGCCCGGCCGGGGCCGTTGCGAGGTGGTCTGCTTCACCGACGACCACCACGCCTCCTTCTCCTCCCTCCCGCCGCGTCGGGTGCGCACCGTCCTCGACGCGCTCGCCGACCGCACGGCGGTGCTCGGCGAGCTACCCGGGGTGGAGCAGGTGTTCTGCTTCGAGAACCGGGGCGTGGAGATCGGCGTGACCCTGCACCACCCGCACGGTCAGATCTACGCGTACCCCTTCGTGACCCCGCGGACCCGGGCGCTGCTGGCCGCCTCCCGCCGGCACGCGGAACGCACCGGTGGGCGCAACCTCTACGCCGACGTGCTCACCGCCGAGCGGGCCACCGGCGACCGGGTGGTCGCCGGCAACGAACACTGGACGGCGTACGTCCCGGCGGCGGCCCGCTGGCCGTTCGAGGTGCACGTGGCCCCGCACCGGCCGGTGCCGGACATCCCCGCGCTCGACGACGCCGAGCGGGACGCCTTCGGGCCGCTCTACCTGGACCTGCTACGCCGTTTCGACGGGCTGTTCGACCTGCCGATGCCCTACATCGCCGCCTGGCACCAGGCGCCGGTACGCGTCGACCGCGAACTGGGCCACCTGTACCTGCAACTGTTCAGCATCCGGCGCGCGAAGGACAAGCTGAAGTACCTGGCGGGCTCGGAGTCCGGGATGGGCGTCTTCATCAACGACATCGCCCCCGAGCGTGCCGCCGAACTCCTCCGCACCGCGTGA
- the cysC gene encoding adenylyl-sulfate kinase: MSNGWVLPDEVLRDAPAYTPRPGELADLELLLTGAYTPLAGFMTRADLVSVSRRSRLADGSPWPVPVTLQVPTALAQGLDPRDEARRTLVLTDGEGAPVAALEVADAWQVRDGVAGVGGTVRRLGDGGHGPFQRLRRTPEEVRPLLPSGRVLGVVADRPLHRPQLAQIAHAVRTLGAHLLVMIPVGEDGLGGLPPEALVRSVFAARDRMPPVTLVAVPLSRRRDEISDALLRARVSAAYGVTHLLSTGEMLSGAGLRVLVPRELAYDNRDGQWRWREDIPPRNRRLALTQPEIDDLLDRGFPLPEWHTPPAVAKELARARPPRRHRGLVIFLTGLSGSGKSTIARGLADVLREQGDRTITLLDGDVVRRELSAGLGFSKADRDLNVRRIGWVAAEIARHHGVGICCPIAPYAQARATAREMALTAGAGFLLVHVATPLEVCEQRDRKGLYARARAGLLTGMTGIDDPYEEPTDADLVVDTSDLTIDEAVESVLHHLTETGWVEPRLGSI; this comes from the coding sequence ATGAGCAACGGCTGGGTGCTGCCCGACGAGGTGCTCCGGGACGCGCCGGCGTACACGCCGCGCCCTGGCGAGCTGGCCGACCTGGAGCTGCTGCTGACCGGGGCGTACACCCCGCTGGCCGGCTTCATGACCCGCGCCGATCTGGTCTCGGTGAGCCGCCGGAGCCGGCTCGCCGACGGTTCGCCGTGGCCGGTGCCGGTGACCCTCCAGGTGCCCACCGCGCTCGCCCAGGGCCTCGACCCGCGCGACGAGGCCCGCCGCACCCTGGTGCTCACCGACGGGGAGGGCGCGCCGGTCGCGGCGCTGGAGGTCGCCGACGCGTGGCAGGTCCGCGACGGGGTGGCCGGCGTCGGGGGCACGGTCCGCCGGCTCGGCGACGGCGGCCACGGTCCGTTCCAGCGGCTGCGCCGCACCCCCGAGGAGGTACGCCCGCTGCTGCCGTCCGGTCGGGTGCTCGGAGTGGTCGCCGACCGGCCGCTGCACCGGCCGCAGCTCGCCCAGATCGCCCACGCGGTCCGCACGCTCGGCGCCCACCTGCTGGTCATGATCCCGGTCGGCGAGGACGGCCTCGGCGGGTTGCCCCCGGAGGCGCTGGTGCGCAGCGTCTTCGCCGCCCGGGACCGGATGCCGCCGGTCACGCTCGTCGCCGTGCCGCTGTCCCGTCGGCGCGACGAGATCAGCGACGCGCTGCTGCGGGCCCGGGTGTCGGCGGCGTACGGCGTCACGCACCTGCTCTCCACCGGCGAGATGCTCTCCGGCGCCGGCCTGCGGGTGCTGGTGCCGCGCGAGCTGGCCTACGACAACCGCGACGGGCAGTGGCGCTGGCGGGAGGACATTCCGCCGCGTAACCGGCGCCTGGCGCTGACCCAGCCGGAGATCGACGACCTGCTGGACCGGGGCTTCCCGCTGCCCGAGTGGCACACCCCGCCGGCGGTGGCGAAGGAGCTGGCCCGGGCCCGGCCGCCGCGACGGCACCGGGGCCTGGTGATCTTCCTGACCGGGCTCTCCGGCTCCGGCAAGTCGACGATCGCCCGGGGCCTGGCGGACGTGCTGCGCGAGCAGGGCGACCGGACGATCACGCTGCTCGACGGGGACGTGGTGCGCCGCGAACTCTCCGCCGGCCTGGGCTTCAGCAAGGCCGACCGGGACCTCAACGTGCGGCGGATCGGCTGGGTGGCGGCCGAGATCGCCCGGCACCACGGTGTCGGCATCTGCTGCCCGATCGCCCCGTACGCCCAGGCCCGCGCGACGGCCCGGGAGATGGCGCTGACCGCCGGCGCGGGCTTCCTGCTGGTGCACGTGGCGACCCCGCTGGAGGTCTGCGAGCAGCGCGACCGCAAGGGCCTCTACGCGCGGGCCCGGGCCGGCCTGCTCACCGGGATGACCGGCATCGACGACCCCTACGAGGAGCCGACCGACGCCGACCTGGTCGTCGACACCAGCGACCTGACGATCGACGAGGCGGTCGAGTCCGTCCTGCACCATCTGACCGAGACGGGATGGGTCGAGCCCCGCCTCGGGTCCATCTGA
- a CDS encoding ABC transporter permease: MPEPTGVIHDIGYQRYTGPRLGRRHVFGALYLHGLRTAFGLGRSAKAKIFPWLVVGIVTVVAAAVTAVRSQVGEVVMTYAQFADNMSWLVIFFVAVVAPELVSRDLLSGVLPLYFSRPLPRSDYPLAKLLALATALWLLLGGPQLVMFLGAAFTTGNGMRGVWNELLDLLPGLLYAGLWAVVFASVGLLVASCTGKRAFAAGGIVAVFLMTTPIVGTLSIMPSTAVNELAFLASPSTLVGGVGTWALGDLLVPEGQGGGVPIGDFGPVYAVAAVLLVAGCVALLLLRYRKVAAR, from the coding sequence ATGCCTGAGCCGACCGGCGTCATCCACGACATCGGCTACCAGCGCTACACCGGCCCCCGGCTGGGCCGCCGGCACGTCTTCGGCGCGCTCTACCTGCACGGCCTGCGGACGGCGTTCGGGCTGGGCCGCAGCGCGAAGGCCAAGATCTTCCCCTGGCTGGTGGTCGGCATCGTCACCGTGGTGGCCGCCGCCGTCACCGCGGTGCGCAGCCAGGTCGGCGAGGTGGTGATGACCTACGCCCAGTTCGCCGACAACATGAGCTGGCTGGTCATCTTCTTCGTCGCGGTGGTCGCGCCCGAGTTGGTCTCCCGCGACCTGCTCAGCGGGGTGCTGCCGCTCTACTTCTCCCGGCCGCTGCCCCGGTCGGACTACCCGCTGGCCAAGCTGCTGGCGCTGGCGACCGCGCTCTGGCTGTTGCTCGGCGGGCCGCAACTGGTGATGTTCCTGGGCGCCGCCTTCACCACCGGCAACGGCATGCGCGGGGTCTGGAACGAGCTGCTCGACCTGCTGCCGGGCCTGCTCTACGCCGGGCTCTGGGCGGTGGTCTTCGCCTCGGTCGGGCTGCTGGTCGCCTCCTGCACCGGCAAGCGGGCGTTCGCCGCCGGTGGGATCGTGGCCGTGTTCCTGATGACCACGCCGATCGTCGGCACCCTGTCGATCATGCCGTCCACGGCGGTCAACGAACTGGCCTTCCTCGCCTCGCCGTCGACACTGGTGGGCGGCGTGGGCACCTGGGCGCTCGGTGACCTGCTGGTGCCCGAGGGCCAGGGCGGCGGAGTGCCGATCGGCGACTTCGGTCCCGTCTACGCGGTCGCCGCCGTGCTGCTCGTGGCCGGCTGCGTCGCCCTGCTGCTGCTGCGATACCGGAAGGTGGCCGCCCGATGA
- a CDS encoding MBL fold metallo-hydrolase, whose amino-acid sequence MPLSRILGSITVTALTDGEGPFFQPRAEAFPDATPEHWRAADLRDPATVTADGRWWLPFRSFAIRAGDGPVTLVDAGIGPADSPAAGWAPVPGRLPAELAAAGIDPADVRTVVLTHLHTDHIGWAVTGSPGTPYFPNADYLLQRAELAAVGHLNPGLSAGLIAPLRAAGQLRVVDGPERLDPTVRLLPTPGHTPGHQSVLLEVGDERLLVTGDLLVHAVQLVDPELAYAHEEDAAAARASRVALLRDLAARGPAVLATPHLGEAFVPL is encoded by the coding sequence ATGCCGCTGAGCCGCATCCTCGGGTCTATCACGGTCACCGCGCTCACCGACGGCGAGGGGCCGTTCTTCCAACCCCGCGCGGAGGCGTTCCCGGACGCCACGCCGGAGCACTGGCGCGCCGCCGACCTGCGGGATCCGGCCACGGTGACCGCCGACGGGCGGTGGTGGCTGCCGTTCCGCAGCTTCGCCATCCGCGCCGGGGACGGGCCGGTGACCCTGGTCGACGCCGGGATCGGCCCGGCCGACTCCCCCGCCGCCGGCTGGGCGCCGGTGCCCGGCCGGCTGCCGGCCGAACTCGCCGCCGCCGGCATCGACCCGGCCGACGTACGCACGGTGGTGCTCACCCACCTGCACACCGACCACATCGGTTGGGCGGTCACCGGCTCACCGGGCACGCCGTACTTCCCCAATGCCGACTACCTGCTCCAGCGGGCCGAACTGGCCGCCGTGGGGCACCTCAACCCGGGACTGTCGGCCGGCCTCATCGCGCCGTTGCGCGCCGCCGGCCAGCTCCGGGTGGTCGACGGCCCGGAAAGGCTCGATCCGACCGTACGGCTGCTGCCGACGCCGGGACACACACCCGGACACCAGTCGGTGCTGTTGGAGGTCGGCGACGAACGGCTACTGGTCACCGGCGACCTGCTGGTGCACGCCGTGCAACTGGTCGACCCCGAGTTGGCATACGCCCACGAGGAGGACGCCGCCGCGGCGCGTGCCTCGCGGGTGGCGCTGCTGCGCGACCTGGCCGCGCGCGGCCCCGCAGTGCTCGCCACCCCGCACCTGGGCGAGGCGTTCGTGCCGCTGTAG
- the mdh gene encoding malate dehydrogenase, translated as MGKKVTVVGAGFYGSTTAQRLAEYDVFDTVVITDIVEGKPAGLALDLNQSRAIEGFETKVVGATTGPNGEGYEAIEGSDVVVITAGLPRKPGMSRMDLLATNAKIVRQVSENVAKYAPNAVVIVVSNPLDEMTALAQLATQFPKNRVLGQAGMLDTARFTNFVAEALSVPVKSVKTLTLGSHGDTMVPVPSQSTVDGKPLREAMPAEQIEELVVKTRNGGAEVVALLKTGSAYYAPSAAAARMAKAVAEDSGEVMPVCAWVDGEYGISGVYLGVEAAIGAEGIKRVVETDLDADELASLKEAAEAVRAKQGDVASM; from the coding sequence ATGGGTAAGAAGGTCACTGTCGTCGGGGCCGGCTTCTACGGCTCCACCACCGCGCAGCGCCTGGCCGAGTACGACGTCTTCGACACCGTTGTGATCACCGACATCGTGGAGGGCAAGCCCGCGGGTCTCGCTCTGGACCTCAACCAGTCGCGTGCCATCGAGGGCTTCGAGACCAAGGTGGTCGGCGCGACCACCGGCCCGAACGGCGAGGGCTACGAGGCGATCGAGGGCTCGGACGTCGTGGTGATCACCGCCGGTCTGCCGCGCAAGCCGGGCATGAGCCGGATGGACCTGCTGGCGACGAACGCCAAGATCGTCCGTCAGGTCTCCGAGAACGTCGCCAAGTACGCCCCGAACGCCGTCGTCATCGTCGTGTCCAACCCGCTGGACGAGATGACCGCGCTGGCCCAGCTCGCCACGCAGTTCCCGAAGAACCGGGTGCTCGGCCAGGCCGGCATGCTGGACACCGCCCGGTTCACCAACTTCGTGGCCGAGGCGCTGAGCGTACCGGTGAAGTCGGTGAAGACCCTGACCCTCGGCTCGCACGGCGACACGATGGTGCCGGTGCCGTCGCAGAGCACGGTCGACGGCAAGCCGCTGCGTGAGGCGATGCCGGCCGAGCAGATCGAGGAGCTGGTCGTCAAGACCCGCAACGGCGGCGCCGAGGTGGTCGCGCTGCTGAAGACCGGTTCGGCCTACTACGCGCCGTCCGCCGCCGCCGCCCGGATGGCCAAGGCCGTCGCGGAGGACTCCGGCGAGGTCATGCCGGTCTGCGCGTGGGTCGACGGCGAGTACGGCATCTCCGGCGTCTACCTGGGTGTCGAGGCCGCGATCGGTGCCGAGGGCATCAAGCGGGTCGTCGAGACCGACCTGGACGCCGACGAGCTGGCCAGCCTGAAGGAGGCCGCCGAGGCCGTCCGCGCCAAGCAGGGCGACGTCGCCTCCATGTGA